Proteins from one Streptobacillus felis genomic window:
- the rsmI gene encoding 16S rRNA (cytidine(1402)-2'-O)-methyltransferase: MLYIVGTPIGNLEDMTFRAVRTLKEVDYIFAEDTRVTKRLLNHYEIETKVYQYHEHNKQFQIDNIIKLLKEDKQIAVVTDAGMPCISDPGYELVDTALKEGLKVTAIPGPSSITTGAAIAGIDTRRMAYEGFLPKKKGRQTLFLKLQKEERAIIILESPNRIVKTLKDILNYLGDRYVVITRELTKVYEEILRGKTSELIEILEKRNVKGEIVLFIASGEENECDD; this comes from the coding sequence ATGTTATATATCGTTGGTACTCCTATAGGGAATTTAGAAGATATGACTTTTAGAGCTGTTAGAACTTTAAAAGAAGTAGATTATATTTTTGCAGAAGATACAAGAGTAACTAAAAGACTTTTAAATCATTATGAGATTGAAACTAAAGTTTATCAATACCATGAACACAATAAGCAATTTCAGATTGATAATATAATAAAATTATTAAAAGAAGATAAGCAAATAGCAGTAGTAACAGATGCAGGTATGCCATGCATATCAGACCCTGGCTATGAATTAGTAGATACTGCATTAAAAGAAGGATTAAAAGTTACCGCTATTCCAGGCCCATCTTCAATCACTACTGGTGCTGCAATTGCAGGTATAGATACTAGACGTATGGCGTATGAAGGTTTTTTACCTAAGAAAAAAGGGAGACAAACTCTATTTTTAAAATTACAAAAAGAAGAAAGAGCTATAATTATTTTAGAATCACCTAATAGGATAGTTAAAACTTTAAAAGATATATTAAATTATCTTGGAGACAGATATGTTGTAATAACACGTGAATTAACTAAGGTATATGAGGAGATTTTAAGGGGAAAAACAAGTGAGTTGATTGAAATTTTAGAAAAAAGAAATGTAAAAGGTGAAATAGTACTTTTTATAGCGAGTGGAGAAGAAAATGAGTGTGATGATTAA